In the genome of Streptomyces sp. P3, the window GCGCAGGGATGCGACACGCTGGTCTCGATCGGCGGCGTGCAGTCCAACCACACCCGCCAGGTCGCGGCCTGTGCCGCCCGGGCCGGGATGAAGTGCGTGCTGGTGCAGGAGAGCTGGGTCGAATGGCCGGACTCCGTCTACGACAAGGTCGGCAACATCCTGATCAGCCGGCTGGCCGGCGCCGACGTCCGGCTGGTGCGGGCCGGGTTCGGGATCGGCTTCAAGGAGAGCTGGGAGCAGGCGCTCCGGGAGGTCGAGGAGTCGGGGGGCAGGCCGTACGCCGTCCCGGCCGGCGCCTCGGACCATCCGCTCGGCGGACTGGGCTTCGCGAACTGGGCTCACGAGGTGGCCGAGCAGGAACGGGAGCTGGGCGTCTTCTTCGACACCGTGATCGTGTGCTCGGTGACCGGGTCCACCCAGGCGGGCATGGTCGCCGGGTTCGCCGAGCTGGAGGAGGCGGGCGGCCGGCCGCGGCGCGTTCTCGGGATCGACGCCTCGGCCGAGCCCGCCAGGACCCGGGAGCAGATCGCCCGCATCGCGCACCGCACCGGCCGGCTGATCGGCGTCCGTCGCGAGCTGACCGTCCGGGACGTCGAACTCGACGAGCGCTACCACGCCGGCGTGTACGGCGTCCCGGACGAGACGACGCTGGCCGCGATGCGGCTCGCCGCCCGGACGGAGGGCATGGTCACCGACCCCGTGTACGAGGGGAAGTCGATGGCCGGGCTCGTCGACCTGGTGGCCCGCGGCGAGATCGGCCCCGACGCGACCGTGCTGTACGCGCATCTCGGCGGGCAGCCCGCGCTGAACGCCTACAGCGCCCTGTTCTGAGCGCTCACGGCCGGTGTCCCGCGCCGACGCGGCCCGTTAGGGTGCCAAGGGAGTCCCCGGTGCGCGAGGAGTATGTGGATGCCGCAGGTCAGGCCCATGCGTGCGGACGCCCGCCGCAACTACGAGCGCCTGCTGAAGGTGGCCGCGGAGGCCTTCGCCGAGCATGGTGAGGGCGCCTCCCTCGACGACATCGCCAGACGGGCGGGCGTCGGGTCCGGCACGCTGTACCGGCATTTCCCCACCCGGCACGCGCTTCTGGAGGCCGCCTACCTCGACCGTCTCGAGGCGCTCGTGGCCCGCGCCGACGAGCTGGCCGCGCGGCTCCCCGCGGGCGAGGCGCTGGTGGAGTGGCTCAACGAACTGTGCGTCGGGACGCTCGAGGTGCGCGGTATGAAGTCGCTGCTGGGCTCCGCCGTGACGGACGGCGGCGCGGCGGCGGTCACCGCGTGCGGCGCGCCCATGAAGGAGGCGGCGGCCCGGCTGGTGGAGGCGGCCCAGCGGGAGGGGACCCTGCGGGTGGACGTCGCCCCGATCGACGTGCTGCGGCTCGCCCACGGGATGGCCACGGCGTCGGAGCTGGCGAACGGGGACGGGAGCGCGGTCCGCCGGTATGTGTCGCTGCTGACGGAGGGGCTGCGGCCCGCGCGGTGACGGCGGCGGGGCGCCCCCGTGGTGGCGGGAGCCCCCTGCCGGACCGCTGCTCGACGAACCCCGGATCAGAGGGACTCGGCGCCCGGCTTGACCATGTTGCGCACGGTCCGCGCCTTCACGAAGGTGCCGATCGCCGTCATCTCCCACTCGCCGGAGTACTGCCGGATGAGCTTGGCCATCAGCACGCCGGTCTGCGCCTCGGCGCCGGTGAGGTCGAAGCGGACGAGTTCCTCGCCGCTCGAGGCGTCCAGCAGGCGGCAGTAGGCCTTGGCGACCTCGGTGAACTTCTGCCCGGAGAACGAGTTCACCGTGAACACCAGCCCGCTGACCTCCTGCGGCAGCCGGCCGAGGTCGACGACGATCACCTCGTCGTCACCGCCGCCCTCTCCGGTGAGGTTGTCGCCGGAGTGCTTGATCGCGCCGTTGACGATGGACAGTTTGCCGAAGTAGCAGCTGTCGATGTGGTTGCGCTGCGGGCCGTAGGCGATGACCGAGGCGTCCAGGTCGATGTCCCTGCCGCGGAACGCGGGCTCCCAGCCGAGACCCATCTTGACCTGCGAGAGCAGCGGGCGGCCGCCCTTCACGAGGGACACGGTCTGGTTCTTCTGGAGGCTGACGCGCCCCTTGTCCAGGTTGATCTTCCCGGTGCCGGGCGCGGGCGGGGGCGGGGCCTGGGGCATCGGCGGGGCGGCCGGAGCCGTGGGGGCGGCGGGCGTCATGGCGGGCGCGGGCGGTGCCTGCGCGGCGGCCGGGGCCGCGGGTTCCTCCACCGTCACGCCGAAGTCGGTCGCGATCCCGGCCAGGCCGTCGGCGTATCCCTGACCGACCGCGCGGGCCTTCCAGGCGCCGTTGCGCAGGTAGATCTCGACGACCACCAGTGCCGTCTCCGTGCCGAGCCGCGGGGGAGTGAAGGTGGCCAGGACGCCGCCGTCGTCCGCGCCGCGGATCGTGGCCGTCGGTTCGACGCCCTGGAACGTCTGCCCCGCGGCGTCCGGGCTCGCGGTGACCACGATCTTCTCGATGCCCGGCGGGACGGCGGCGGTGTCGACCACGATGGCGTCGGGGGACGTGCCGCCGCCCGAACGGTAGGTCACCCCCGGGCCGGCGGGCTGGTTGTAGAAGATGAAGTCGTCGTCGGAGCGCACCTTGCCGTCGGCGGTGAGCAGCAGGCCCGAAACGTCGAGCCGCACCGGGGCGGCGACGTCCACCGTCACGCGCGCGGTGGGGAGAGGGATGTTCGAGCCGGGGGTCATAGCTGTCATACCCGGTGAACGACCGAGCCCACTTTGCCGTTCCCTTACCTGAGCACTCCTCCCGCAGCCGCCCCGCGGCGCCGCCGGAACGTCCGCTCGCGGCCTCGCGGCCTCGCCGTCAGTGGGGCCAGATCGGGGGGTCGCTGACGAAGTGGCCGCCGAGGTGGGCGTGGGCGATGTTCTCCGGGTCCAGCTCGCCCTGTTCGGCGATCAGCTTCTCGGCGTACGGCTCGGAGTCGTCCTGCGGTTCGTAGCCGAGCGCCCGGGCGGTGCCCAGGTCCCACCACAGCCGGGTGTTGGCCGAGGAACCGTGGACGACGGTGTGGCCGACGTTCTCGGCGGTCAGGGCCGCGTGGAAGAGGCGGGCGCCGTCGGCCGGGCTCATCCACACCGACAGCATCCGCACGCTCGTCGGTTCGGCGAAGCAGGAGCCGATGCGCACCGACACGCTCTCCAGGCCGTGCTTGTCCCAGTACAGCTGGGCGAGGTCCTCGCCGAAGGACTTGGACAGGCCGTAGAAGGTGTCCGGACGGTGCGGGGTGTCGACGGGGATCAGGGGGTCGTCGCCCCGGGGGCGCGGGGTGAAGCCGACCGCGTGGTTGGAGGAGGCGAAGACGATCCGCTGCACGCCTTCCTCGCGTGCGGCCTCGTACAGGTGGTACGTGCCCTCGATGTTCGCCTTGAGGATCTTCTCGAAGGGGGCTTCCAGGGAGATGCCCGCGAGGTGGATGATCGCGTCGACGCCTCGTACGGCCTCGCGGACCGCCTCCCTGTCGGCCAGGTCGGCGACGATCGAGCCGGGCTCGCCGTCGACCGGGCGCAGGTCGAGCAGGCGCAGACGGTAGCCGTAGGCGGGCAGCAGGTCCCGCATCAGGGTGCCGAGGCCGCCGGCGGCGCCGGTGAGCAGGACGGTGCGGGGAGCGGGCATCCTCGGGTCTCCTTGGCGTCTACGGCCGCATGTGTGGACGGTATTCACATGCGTGGACACGCTAAGGATCTCTCGTGCCCTGCGTCAAGTGTGCCGCCGACCAGGCCGTTCCGCCCCTCGCGCGCGAGCGCCGGGCTTGACCCGGCGGGAAAGGCCTTCATACGCTGAGTGCGTTCAGGGATGTGGACATCGGTCAGAAGAACGCACGCGTCGTCCCAGGGAGTGCCGTGACGCCAGCCCCGCTCGCCGCCCGCCTCCGCGTCGCCGGCGGACCGCTGTTCTTCCCCGTCACCGCGTACGGCCCCGACGGCTCGCTCGACCTCGACGTCTACCGCGCGCACGTCCGCCGGGGCGTCGAGGCCGGCGCCGCGGCCGTCTTCGCGTGCTGCGGCACCGGGGAGTTCCACGCGCTGACGCCGGAGGAGTTCGAGGCCGCGGTGCGCGCGGCCGTGGACGAGACCGCCGGCCGGGTGCCGGTCGTCGCGGGCGCCGGCTACGGGACCGCGCTCGCCGTGCGCTACGCCCGCCGGGCGCGGGCGGCCGGCGCTGACGGTCTGCTGGCACTGCCGCCCTACCTCGTCGTCGCCGCCCAGGAAGGCCTGCTGCGCCACTATCGCGAGGTGGCGGCGGCGACCGACCTCCCGGTGATCGTCTACCAGCGCGACAACGCCGTCTTCACCCCGCCGACCGTCGTCGAACTCGCCCGCACCGAGGGAATCGTCGGCCTCAAGGACGGCCTGGGCGACCTCGACCTCATGCAGCGGATCATCAGCGCCGTGCGCACCGAGGCCCCCGGCGACTTCCTCTACTTCAACGGCCTGCCGACCGCCGAACAGACCCAGCTCGCCTACCGCTCCCTGGGCGTGGACCTCTACTCCTCGGCCGTGTTCTGCTTCGCGCCCGAGATCGCTCTGGCCTTCCACCGGGCGCTCGCCGACGGCGACGACACCACGGTCCACCGCCTTCTCGACGGGTTCTACCGGCCCTTCGTCGAACTGCGCGCGCAGGGCCGCGGGTACGCCGTCTCCCTGGTCAAGGCAGGAGTGCGGCTGCGCGGCCTCGAGGTCGGGGAGGTCCGTCCGCCGCTGCACGAGCCGGACGAGGACCATGTCAAAGAGCTCGCCCGGGTGATCGAGCGCGGCTACGCGCTGCTGGAGGAGGAAACCGAGTGAAGGCGTCGACATTCGTCTATCCCTGGGACGTCATCGGCGATCCCGCGGCGCCGGACCGGATCGCCGGGCTGGGCGTGGAACAGGTGACCCTGGCCGCCGCCTACCACTCCACCCGCGCCCTCACCCCGCGCCATCCGCGGCACCGGGTCGTCACCGCCGAACACGCGGCCGTGCTGTACCCGGCCGGCGACCGCT includes:
- a CDS encoding 1-aminocyclopropane-1-carboxylate deaminase, with product MSLSSYERYPLLFGPSPVHPMERLTAHLGGAALWAKREDCNSGIAYGGNKTRKLEYLVADALAQGCDTLVSIGGVQSNHTRQVAACAARAGMKCVLVQESWVEWPDSVYDKVGNILISRLAGADVRLVRAGFGIGFKESWEQALREVEESGGRPYAVPAGASDHPLGGLGFANWAHEVAEQERELGVFFDTVIVCSVTGSTQAGMVAGFAELEEAGGRPRRVLGIDASAEPARTREQIARIAHRTGRLIGVRRELTVRDVELDERYHAGVYGVPDETTLAAMRLAARTEGMVTDPVYEGKSMAGLVDLVARGEIGPDATVLYAHLGGQPALNAYSALF
- a CDS encoding TerD family protein, which produces MTPGSNIPLPTARVTVDVAAPVRLDVSGLLLTADGKVRSDDDFIFYNQPAGPGVTYRSGGGTSPDAIVVDTAAVPPGIEKIVVTASPDAAGQTFQGVEPTATIRGADDGGVLATFTPPRLGTETALVVVEIYLRNGAWKARAVGQGYADGLAGIATDFGVTVEEPAAPAAAQAPPAPAMTPAAPTAPAAPPMPQAPPPPAPGTGKINLDKGRVSLQKNQTVSLVKGGRPLLSQVKMGLGWEPAFRGRDIDLDASVIAYGPQRNHIDSCYFGKLSIVNGAIKHSGDNLTGEGGGDDEVIVVDLGRLPQEVSGLVFTVNSFSGQKFTEVAKAYCRLLDASSGEELVRFDLTGAEAQTGVLMAKLIRQYSGEWEMTAIGTFVKARTVRNMVKPGAESL
- a CDS encoding NAD(P)-dependent oxidoreductase, whose translation is MPAPRTVLLTGAAGGLGTLMRDLLPAYGYRLRLLDLRPVDGEPGSIVADLADREAVREAVRGVDAIIHLAGISLEAPFEKILKANIEGTYHLYEAAREEGVQRIVFASSNHAVGFTPRPRGDDPLIPVDTPHRPDTFYGLSKSFGEDLAQLYWDKHGLESVSVRIGSCFAEPTSVRMLSVWMSPADGARLFHAALTAENVGHTVVHGSSANTRLWWDLGTARALGYEPQDDSEPYAEKLIAEQGELDPENIAHAHLGGHFVSDPPIWPH
- a CDS encoding 5-dehydro-4-deoxyglucarate dehydratase, encoding MTPAPLAARLRVAGGPLFFPVTAYGPDGSLDLDVYRAHVRRGVEAGAAAVFACCGTGEFHALTPEEFEAAVRAAVDETAGRVPVVAGAGYGTALAVRYARRARAAGADGLLALPPYLVVAAQEGLLRHYREVAAATDLPVIVYQRDNAVFTPPTVVELARTEGIVGLKDGLGDLDLMQRIISAVRTEAPGDFLYFNGLPTAEQTQLAYRSLGVDLYSSAVFCFAPEIALAFHRALADGDDTTVHRLLDGFYRPFVELRAQGRGYAVSLVKAGVRLRGLEVGEVRPPLHEPDEDHVKELARVIERGYALLEEETE
- a CDS encoding TetR/AcrR family transcriptional regulator: MPQVRPMRADARRNYERLLKVAAEAFAEHGEGASLDDIARRAGVGSGTLYRHFPTRHALLEAAYLDRLEALVARADELAARLPAGEALVEWLNELCVGTLEVRGMKSLLGSAVTDGGAAAVTACGAPMKEAAARLVEAAQREGTLRVDVAPIDVLRLAHGMATASELANGDGSAVRRYVSLLTEGLRPAR